Proteins encoded by one window of Pelmatolapia mariae isolate MD_Pm_ZW linkage group LG14, Pm_UMD_F_2, whole genome shotgun sequence:
- the LOC134641417 gene encoding sodium channel subunit beta-4-like, with protein MASVDSTGSSVSGRLRSGDLLHAGLAVALLLGVWTVGGLEVSTGKVSSIEAMNGSTVLLPCTYSSCIGIENLYFNWQYNDNGTLIKLCEALIPMEGVEPKVRVYHERVEFVGSSKRNNISILLWNITFEDEGEYICFARNPKEKNRNHSAIFTLIVVDQMKEVDNTLTIIIVSALGGVIGLVIIVMVIKAVVVHFLQKDDEKNKECLVSSSGNDNTENGLSGAKTENKGTPKA; from the exons ATGGCGTCAGTGGACAGCACTGGTTCAAGTGTCTCTGGTCGGCTGAGATCAGGGGATCTACTTCACGCTGGTCTGGCAGTTGCACTGCTGCTTG GCGTATGGACTGTTGGTGGACTGGAAGTTTCCACAGGTAAAGTGTCTTCAATAGAAGCAATGAATGGCTCCACGGTTTTGTTGCCCTGCACTTACTCTTCATGTATTGGCATCGAAAATCTCTACTTCAACTGGCAATATAATGACAATGGAACTCTCATAAAG TTATGTGAAGCGTTGATCCCTATGGAGGGTGTGGAGCCGAAGGTCCGTGTGTACCATGAGCGTGTTGAGTTTGTCGGCTCCTCAAAGAGGAACAACATTTCGATCTTGCTATGGAATATCACCTTTGAAGATGAAGGAGAGTACATCTGTTTTGCCAGGAATCCAAAAGAGAAGAACCGCAACCACAGTGCTATCTTCACTCTTATAGTGGTGGATCAAA TGAAGGAAGTTGACAACACTTTGACAATCATTATTGTCTCAGCGTTGGGTGGAGTCATAGGCTTAGTTATCATTGTCATGGTGATAAAGGCTGTTGTTGTTCACTTCCTGCAGAAGGATGATGAGAAGAA TAAAGAGTGCCTAGTGAGCTCCTCAGGGAATGACAACACAGAAAATGGTCTTTCAGGagccaaaactgaaaacaaagggACACCAAAGGCTTGA